In the genome of Palaemon carinicauda isolate YSFRI2023 chromosome 13, ASM3689809v2, whole genome shotgun sequence, one region contains:
- the LOC137651482 gene encoding uncharacterized protein UU044-like translates to MHVRQGPCESFSNEGRSSTWLGGCQLNDNVQPRTINSCSHTLPPPGPVFNWPESSALSCTEQAEPFCHRHLEVQEAYRPPLRSGIPPPEGCTLPQAWFLPKAYSIPEAYTPPEVYHSSLRAVPLPKPRSSPLPRDIPLLKPSPPLEGYRPPEDSTPPEASSPTHSPLFAKRCCGMDLVDQP, encoded by the exons ATGCATGTGAGACAGGGGCCGTGCGAGAGTTTTAGCAATGAAGGAAGATCGTCCACCTGGCTTGGAGGATGCCAGTTGAATGATAATGTCCAGCCACGGACGATAAACTCCTGCTCTCACACACTGCCTCCACCTGGTCCCGTTTTTAATTGGCCTGAGTCGAGTGCGCTCTCATGCACAGAACAGGCGGAACCCTTCTGCCATCGGCATCTAGAAGTCcagg AAGCGTATCGTCCTCCTCTCCGGAGTGGTATACCCCCTCCTGAGGGTTGTACTCTTCCTCAGGCCTGGTTCCTTCCTAAGGCATATAGCATCCCGGAGGCCTATACCCCTCCGGAGGTATATCATAGCTCCTTGAGGGCTGTACCCCTCCCGAAGCCTAGGTCCAGTCCCCTACCGAGGGATATTCCCCTACTGAAGCCTAGTCCCCCTCTGGAGGGCTATAGGCCCCCGGAGGATTCTACCCCTCCTGAGGCATCTTCCCCCACCCATTCTCCCCTTTTTGCGAAACGCTGCTGCGGCATGGACTTGGTAGACCAGCCCTAG